The following are encoded together in the Myxococcales bacterium genome:
- the pgsB gene encoding poly-gamma-glutamate synthase PgsB, with protein sequence MSGQKGTTHVGQASRISFYRLERRSNLPLPLSLSSAAISLGVITGVLVAAGAVERIVHRRNLAKIPVRIHVNGTRGKSSVTRLIAGALRAHGTVTCAKTTGTLARFILPDGRELPIFRPSGANVIEQRRIVSVAAAHEARALVIECMALQPELQSLSELELVRATHGVITNARPDHLDVMGPTDADVARALASMIPVKGKLFTAEQLQLEVLSDACEDRGTELVTVGPDETNRVTDDELAGFSYTEHRENVALALAVCEDLGVERGVALSGMQSAEPDPGALREFSLDFFGRRIVFVNGFAANDPVSTEQLWRQAIERHPELRSKIAIFNCREDRPDRSLQLGAALPGWSPPDAVVAMGTGTYLFARAVVKHGLDPAKLEIIEEAGEEEIFERVVGLVDESALVFGMGNIGGQGLPLTRYFSNRAHPKRSRKGTRAA encoded by the coding sequence ATGAGTGGCCAGAAAGGCACGACGCACGTCGGTCAGGCTAGCCGAATTTCGTTCTATCGGCTCGAAAGACGCTCTAATCTCCCCCTCCCCTTGTCCCTCAGCAGCGCGGCCATCTCGCTCGGCGTCATCACCGGAGTGCTCGTCGCCGCCGGCGCAGTGGAGCGCATCGTTCACCGGCGTAATCTGGCGAAGATCCCGGTGCGCATCCACGTGAATGGAACGCGTGGGAAATCGAGTGTCACCCGCCTGATCGCCGGCGCACTGCGCGCGCACGGCACCGTGACCTGCGCCAAGACCACCGGAACGCTGGCCCGGTTCATCCTGCCCGACGGGCGTGAGCTGCCGATCTTTCGCCCTTCCGGGGCCAACGTGATCGAGCAACGACGAATCGTCTCGGTCGCAGCAGCCCACGAGGCTCGAGCCCTGGTCATCGAGTGTATGGCGCTGCAGCCGGAGTTGCAGTCGCTGTCCGAGCTCGAGCTGGTGCGGGCCACACACGGTGTCATCACCAACGCCCGACCCGATCACCTCGACGTGATGGGCCCGACCGACGCCGACGTCGCCCGCGCGCTCGCCTCCATGATCCCGGTGAAGGGCAAGCTCTTCACCGCCGAGCAGCTCCAGCTCGAAGTTCTGTCCGACGCTTGCGAAGACCGCGGCACGGAGCTCGTCACCGTGGGCCCCGACGAGACGAATCGCGTCACCGACGACGAGCTCGCGGGGTTCAGCTACACCGAGCACCGAGAGAACGTCGCCCTCGCGCTGGCCGTCTGCGAAGACCTCGGTGTCGAGCGTGGTGTCGCCCTGTCCGGGATGCAGAGCGCCGAGCCCGACCCCGGCGCGCTACGGGAGTTCAGCCTGGATTTCTTCGGGCGGCGCATCGTGTTCGTGAACGGGTTCGCCGCCAACGACCCGGTCTCGACCGAACAACTCTGGCGCCAGGCCATCGAGAGGCACCCCGAGCTCCGCTCGAAGATCGCGATCTTCAACTGCCGCGAGGACCGGCCCGACCGCTCACTTCAGCTCGGGGCGGCGCTGCCCGGGTGGTCCCCACCGGACGCCGTCGTTGCCATGGGCACTGGCACCTACCTGTTCGCCCGGGCCGTCGTGAAGCACGGCCTCGACCCTGCCAAGCTGGAGATCATCGAAGAGGCGGGGGAAGAGGAGATCTTCGAGCGCGTTGTGGGGCTCGTCGATGAATCGGCGCTGGTGTTCGGCATGGGCAACATCGGCGGGCAGGGGCTGCCGCTGACACGCTACTTCTCCAATCGCGCCCACCCGAAGCGCAGCCGAAAAGGGACCCGCGCCGCATGA
- a CDS encoding sel1 repeat family protein, giving the protein MRRAFLATHLGALVCLAACNAAGPVMGGACEYESYDGECSFAGLDAKPNDGDPDLLWVTVRHHTLGKPFLTPSEQTALPRWELEELRAHYDDSARVRCKVSQIRKGTCVPETASYERNEFRVPGSTGREPPPCSPLAQCVAKCTEAPAGLACDRAGYLLRYGVGVPVDREASNAHYRAALKPVLGDCKAGIGRACMDVANRAEHGFGTDPDPQLAVQIYGMACKLGEPAGCLAFSRARKSRPGPDAAAPAVQAADAAGVPSESADAAAGPVP; this is encoded by the coding sequence GTGCGTCGTGCCTTTCTGGCCACTCATCTCGGGGCGCTGGTCTGCCTGGCGGCGTGTAACGCCGCCGGACCGGTGATGGGGGGTGCTTGTGAGTACGAGAGCTACGACGGCGAGTGCTCGTTCGCAGGGCTCGACGCCAAGCCGAACGACGGGGATCCCGACCTGCTCTGGGTCACGGTTCGCCACCACACGCTCGGGAAGCCATTCCTCACGCCGAGCGAGCAGACTGCCTTGCCCCGCTGGGAGCTCGAGGAGCTGCGCGCGCATTACGACGACAGCGCCCGCGTCCGGTGCAAGGTCAGTCAGATCAGGAAGGGGACTTGTGTGCCGGAGACGGCGAGCTACGAGCGAAACGAGTTTCGCGTGCCGGGCTCGACGGGGCGCGAGCCACCGCCGTGTTCCCCGCTGGCTCAGTGTGTGGCCAAGTGCACGGAGGCGCCGGCTGGCCTCGCCTGTGATCGTGCGGGCTACCTGCTGCGGTACGGCGTCGGTGTGCCCGTGGACCGCGAAGCGTCCAACGCTCACTACCGCGCCGCGCTGAAGCCAGTGCTCGGCGATTGCAAGGCTGGGATCGGCCGCGCTTGCATGGATGTCGCAAACCGAGCCGAGCACGGCTTCGGCACCGACCCCGACCCCCAGCTGGCCGTGCAGATCTACGGCATGGCCTGCAAGCTCGGTGAGCCAGCGGGCTGCCTGGCGTTCTCGCGCGCCCGAAAGTCGCGGCCGGGCCCCGACGCCGCGGCGCCCGCAGTCCAGGCGGCCGACGCGGCTGGGGTGCCGAGTGAGTCGGCCGACGCCGCTGCGGGGCCGGTCCCGTAG